From Gemmatimonadaceae bacterium:
CGGCATTCAACACCGCGACCGATGCGCTGCGTTCCTTGGCCGTGCGCAGCAGCGCTTTCACATCCTTGGGAAAGCACGAGCCGCCGTAGCCCGGCCCGGGGAACAGAAACGACGGTCCGATGCGCACATCGCTGCCGATCCCCTTTCGCACGTTGTCCACGTTCGCGCCGACCTTCTCGCACAGATTCGCGATCTCGTTCATGAACGAAATGCGCGTGGCCAGCATGCCGTTGGCCGCGTACTTCGTGAGCTCGGCGGACGGAATGTCCATGAACAGAATCGGTTTTCCGGTTCGAACAAACGGCGCATAGAGCTCGGCCATCACCGATCGCGAGTAGTCGCTGTCCACGCCAAGGACCACGCGATCGGGCCGCATGAAATCCTCGACCGCGGCGCCCTCCTTCAAGAATTCCGGATTGCTGCACATGTGGAACGGGAACTTCGCGTGCTTGGCGATGGCGTTGGCGACCTTGTCTGCCGTGCCCACTGGCACAGTGGACTTGGTGACGACCACCATTTCGCGCGCCATGTTGCGGCCGATCACGTCGGCCACGCTCAGGACGTGTCTGAGGTCGGCTGACCCGTCCTCATCCGGCGGCGTGCCGACGGCGATGAACACGACCTCGGCGTTTTTGACGGCGCCGCCGACGTCCGTGGTGAAGGAGAGCCGTTTCTGGCTTTGATTGCGCTCGACCAGATCTTCGAGACCAGGCTCGTAGATCGGGAGGATGTTGTCCTTCAGTCCTTTGATTTTTCGCTCGTCGATGTCGGCGCAGGTGACGTCCCCACCCGTCTCCGCCAGACATGCGCCTACGACGAGACCGACATAGCCCGTCCCGACGACTGTGATCCGCACGATGTAAATATTGTTGGGTTCGGTTGTTGGCCGATATGCTGCCAGCCCTTGAACTTATCGGGGGTCAGGGAGTCGGGCAATGCGAAAGCCGAGCAAAACGCAGAGAGCGCCGGACGCGACAGGAGCGTTCGGTCGCGAAAGAGACCGGTCGGGAGGCTGCAGCTATCGC
This genomic window contains:
- a CDS encoding UDP-glucose/GDP-mannose dehydrogenase family protein, with protein sequence MRITVVGTGYVGLVVGACLAETGGDVTCADIDERKIKGLKDNILPIYEPGLEDLVERNQSQKRLSFTTDVGGAVKNAEVVFIAVGTPPDEDGSADLRHVLSVADVIGRNMAREMVVVTKSTVPVGTADKVANAIAKHAKFPFHMCSNPEFLKEGAAVEDFMRPDRVVLGVDSDYSRSVMAELYAPFVRTGKPILFMDIPSAELTKYAANGMLATRISFMNEIANLCEKVGANVDNVRKGIGSDVRIGPSFLFPGPGYGGSCFPKDVKALLRTAKERSASVAVLNAVEEANERQKHRLFEKLSSVIPDGLRGRKIAVWGLAFKPQTDDMRESPALTLIESLLEAGASVVAHDPVAMPEARRRLGDRISYAESNYDALDGADALVVVTDWNQFRHPDFERIRASLARPIVIDGRNLYHPEKMAALGFTYRSIGRGRE